Proteins encoded within one genomic window of Alteribacter populi:
- a CDS encoding c-type cytochrome codes for MRRKRWWIAFLVVILIGAVLAFTIEFEYAYMPDENDILNDTYGNFRGYDLWGDQISFEQAGHPSFSQKDLSASNGAVKVDDEFLDFGRDQFYKETFNNEEYMTDILGIVDGGITIPSITKATLKLMGRGTDDLKVKLAKDITIGDRTYQKGEEISTGLDVPKGAFVPMGMPIEYSRGKVRVGASCASCHATVDRDTGKVVEGAPNADFNAGMMLAMAPNSTAYFTNTDLERIEVYVNDQKRKVTASKGGEHSLPDPAEVEAHVDETLANWPPGNFDSTMDLESNPTQIPDSFTLADHPYGWNGFASVGPFRGLSSLNNNVHAQNSDLLAQFEQSNELFDIDKEVYIGMILQNAANKNYRYDPESGEKPSEFFTKLDDTPEVPGVNEMIKPPSFPKLSLFSPNGTLVSSEGFRVGEQINAMSAFQNILRPPTNTKAKDHSSSIEEGRQIFNQANCASCHAGAGYTNHQLIPAEEAKTEPSRAKAFRDIQKIRTESWTYSPDTPVPIPSSAKKLKVPTDHLSKEEIKRTLADGNDGAYKVKGLIGLQWTPPYLHDGGVAVGPDLSKDIGIPGTWNAGIKPDPGNSLKGLVDRNLREKIIETNKSDPRLRDVHVDGTGHEYWVDEEAGFTEEEQQALIDYLLDLKLGPE; via the coding sequence ATACATATGGTAATTTTCGCGGCTATGATCTATGGGGCGATCAAATTTCGTTTGAACAAGCAGGTCATCCTTCATTTTCTCAAAAAGACCTTTCTGCTTCTAATGGGGCTGTTAAGGTGGATGACGAGTTTCTCGATTTTGGAAGGGATCAATTTTACAAAGAAACCTTTAATAACGAAGAATACATGACTGATATTTTAGGGATTGTAGATGGTGGAATTACGATTCCGAGTATTACTAAAGCGACGTTAAAACTCATGGGGAGAGGGACGGATGATTTAAAAGTTAAACTGGCAAAAGACATTACAATCGGCGACCGAACCTATCAAAAAGGAGAAGAGATCTCAACAGGCCTAGATGTACCTAAAGGTGCATTCGTTCCAATGGGCATGCCGATTGAATACTCTCGGGGTAAAGTACGTGTAGGAGCAAGTTGTGCTTCTTGTCATGCAACAGTTGACCGGGACACCGGGAAAGTCGTTGAAGGAGCACCGAATGCAGACTTTAATGCGGGAATGATGTTAGCAATGGCTCCGAACTCGACAGCGTATTTTACCAATACTGACCTTGAGCGGATTGAAGTTTATGTTAATGATCAAAAACGGAAAGTCACTGCAAGTAAAGGTGGAGAGCATTCCCTTCCTGATCCAGCAGAAGTTGAAGCGCACGTAGATGAAACATTGGCAAATTGGCCACCTGGAAATTTTGATTCAACGATGGATTTGGAAAGCAACCCGACACAAATTCCTGATTCTTTTACACTCGCAGATCACCCATATGGTTGGAATGGCTTTGCATCGGTTGGACCTTTTCGGGGATTAAGCTCTTTGAATAATAATGTACATGCTCAAAATTCTGATTTGCTTGCTCAATTTGAACAAAGCAATGAATTATTTGATATTGACAAAGAAGTGTATATTGGCATGATCCTGCAAAATGCAGCAAATAAAAACTATCGCTACGATCCTGAGAGTGGAGAGAAACCATCTGAATTTTTCACAAAATTAGATGATACACCCGAGGTTCCGGGAGTAAATGAAATGATCAAACCACCAAGTTTTCCGAAATTGTCTCTTTTCTCCCCTAACGGTACACTCGTAAGCTCGGAGGGTTTTAGAGTTGGTGAACAAATTAATGCGATGTCAGCTTTTCAAAACATTTTACGTCCACCTACTAACACAAAAGCCAAGGATCACTCCTCCTCTATCGAAGAAGGAAGGCAAATTTTTAATCAAGCAAATTGTGCAAGTTGTCATGCAGGAGCCGGTTATACAAACCATCAGCTAATTCCTGCTGAAGAGGCTAAAACCGAGCCATCACGAGCAAAGGCGTTTCGCGATATCCAAAAGATTAGAACCGAATCTTGGACGTATTCACCTGATACGCCTGTACCAATACCTTCTAGTGCGAAGAAACTCAAGGTTCCTACCGATCATTTATCTAAAGAAGAGATTAAACGAACGTTAGCTGATGGAAACGATGGAGCTTATAAAGTGAAAGGGTTAATTGGGCTTCAATGGACCCCTCCCTACCTTCATGATGGTGGAGTTGCTGTTGGACCTGATCTGTCAAAGGATATCGGTATTCCAGGAACGTGGAATGCCGGTATAAAACCAGATCCTGGGAATAGTTTAAAGGGGCTTGTTGACCGTAACTTAAGAGAGAAAATCATCGAAACCAATAAATCCGATCCCCGGTTAAGGGATGTACATGTAGATGGAACCGGGCATGAGTATTGGGTGGATGAGGAAGCGGGCTTTACGGAGGAAGAGCAGCAAGCGTTGATCGACTACCTGTTAGACTTAAAGTTAGGACCGGAATAG
- a CDS encoding 2-keto-4-pentenoate hydratase → MSYLDKIPEQLFHAEETRQPMNFISHVQTFDESTAYHLQNKFIDKKSKAKSEQVKGYKISMTSPETQALANTHEPAYGTLLTSNVLEEPVSLSLNELFEPLLEPEVIFTLKDDLPPHASLDEIREKSEVKAGLEVPDSRFHNWFPNFGLIDLISDNAFTGKVITSKEKQDATSISQLEQIRMDLFYNDRKIAVGHSSQVMGNPLVSVQWLVKKLAIQGKTLKKGMIISSGTFISPIPLEKGNYTVSFSGIGSLSVTITE, encoded by the coding sequence CAAGATTCCTGAGCAATTATTTCACGCTGAAGAAACGAGACAACCGATGAATTTTATTAGCCATGTCCAAACATTTGATGAAAGTACAGCATATCATCTCCAAAACAAGTTTATTGACAAGAAATCAAAGGCAAAATCTGAACAGGTGAAGGGGTACAAAATCAGCATGACCAGTCCTGAAACCCAAGCTTTAGCTAATACTCATGAACCAGCATATGGAACCCTTTTAACTTCGAATGTATTAGAAGAACCGGTCTCACTTTCCCTAAATGAGTTGTTCGAACCGTTACTTGAACCTGAGGTGATATTCACATTGAAAGATGACCTGCCACCTCATGCGTCTTTAGATGAAATCCGTGAAAAAAGTGAGGTGAAAGCAGGGTTAGAGGTGCCAGACTCCCGATTTCATAACTGGTTTCCTAACTTTGGACTTATCGACCTCATTAGTGATAATGCATTCACTGGAAAAGTAATTACTTCTAAAGAAAAACAAGATGCAACGAGTATTTCGCAGCTTGAACAAATTCGAATGGACCTTTTTTATAATGACCGAAAGATTGCGGTAGGGCATTCATCCCAAGTGATGGGTAACCCTCTTGTATCTGTTCAATGGTTGGTTAAAAAACTGGCGATACAAGGAAAAACATTAAAAAAAGGAATGATCATTTCTTCTGGGACATTTATTTCGCCAATCCCTCTAGAGAAAGGAAATTATACGGTGTCATTTAGCGGCATTGGTTCCCTCTCTGTTACAATCACAGAGTAA